A stretch of the Bacillus sp. FJAT-18017 genome encodes the following:
- a CDS encoding BTAD domain-containing putative transcriptional regulator — protein MQGTLPLIKTKLVVPAQQEQWVRRAAVSMKLKAVTNKPLTIVQAGAGYGKSSALVMYVKDEKQDCCWYTISSSDDDILPFISYLIASIRTNFPEFGLELATYIKTMDRYIRDEELGMLCSIFINEVVAIAEPIILIIDDFHSVEHSYHINVWMEMLLEHIPANLHLVLSTRTRPGWKILAKLKAVNQLNEVTKADLVFGKEEIDLLLSDSYEVEFSDEELEQLFVITEGWVIAIGMIAQQLPSLQSLNDLFVQPSKSLEDLFHYLVHEVFSKQPPMIQQFLEQTSIFEEISTDVCDYVLGMNGSQAMLQQLTAKNLFIHQVGEGQYRYHALFREFLEERLILNQPSLHRQLMLNSARFYERNRQWEEALYCYEKIGQYDAAAGIMNEQGIQLLENGKLESLNDRLIRIPQTEKIRYPRLLFLEGEVNRFRSNYEQAEGLYDQAIETAGKQGDLEWKCKALEGKAKIYLDTIQPLKAERLLAQAIELREKSLLSGSAEDTGRLYRLLAENLINNGQALKAEKWLERARAMGTPVEDDNLQARLYLRTGRFAEMRRVLTSSMQAADSLKKSALPQSHRETDLLLALLEAFTGNGTEAKALAQSGIQHGIQVQAPYVEGCGWIRMGHAVQLIDQYELKLAEQCYQTALEIMGRLNVERGKAEPLMGLCVLYGSRREYERAMESGRLALVETEKVQDIWLSALITICMGISANYNNKEQEASEFFQKAEGLFSECGDDYGKMLASFWQSYLSYTAGAMEQFKSFFAGFLGLMKTGEYEFFVKKRTTFGPRDMQVFAPMLIEAVKEAVMPSYAEKLLEDLNLPRLSAHPGYTVRVQTLGRFKVWLGSREIEERDWQRGKAKELFQLLLTKKKQFLLKEDIFQLLWPEQPEKNADRDFKVALNALSNVLEPARKARSASFFIIREGSGYSVNPHAAIELDCESFEEMAETGLVETNLEKSIELLERALQYYQGDFLPEKRYEDWCINERERLMVYFLRSAEKLAQLNVRKELYDAAIHWCQRIIEKDRTWEEAYRLLMFCYYRKNNRPQAIKWYKKCCEILEKELGVTPLEPTRHMYEMIIQSRG, from the coding sequence ATGCAGGGAACATTGCCGTTAATCAAAACTAAATTGGTAGTTCCGGCTCAGCAAGAGCAATGGGTCAGACGAGCTGCTGTTTCGATGAAATTGAAAGCGGTTACCAATAAACCCTTGACCATTGTCCAGGCTGGCGCTGGATATGGCAAAAGCTCGGCGCTGGTCATGTATGTAAAGGATGAAAAGCAGGATTGCTGCTGGTATACCATTTCCTCCTCCGATGACGATATTCTTCCTTTTATATCATATTTAATTGCTTCCATACGGACGAATTTCCCTGAGTTTGGCCTCGAATTGGCAACCTATATTAAAACGATGGACCGCTATATACGGGACGAAGAGCTTGGGATGCTATGTTCCATTTTTATAAATGAAGTTGTGGCCATCGCTGAACCGATTATTCTGATTATCGATGATTTCCACTCTGTTGAACATTCTTACCACATCAATGTCTGGATGGAGATGCTGCTCGAGCATATCCCCGCCAATCTCCACCTGGTGCTTTCGACAAGGACACGGCCTGGCTGGAAAATCCTTGCGAAACTGAAGGCGGTAAATCAACTAAACGAGGTTACAAAGGCTGATCTTGTTTTTGGAAAAGAGGAAATCGATCTTTTATTAAGCGATTCTTACGAAGTGGAGTTTTCCGACGAGGAATTAGAACAGCTTTTTGTCATCACCGAGGGCTGGGTCATCGCGATCGGGATGATTGCCCAGCAGCTTCCCTCTTTGCAGAGCTTGAATGACCTGTTTGTCCAGCCATCAAAGTCACTTGAAGATTTGTTTCACTACCTGGTTCATGAAGTCTTTTCAAAGCAGCCGCCGATGATTCAGCAATTCCTGGAGCAAACTTCTATTTTTGAGGAAATTAGTACAGATGTATGTGATTATGTCCTGGGAATGAATGGCTCGCAGGCCATGCTTCAGCAACTGACCGCAAAAAATTTGTTCATTCATCAGGTCGGCGAGGGCCAATACAGATATCATGCACTGTTCCGCGAATTTCTCGAGGAAAGGCTGATTCTTAATCAACCCAGCCTTCATCGCCAGCTAATGTTGAACAGCGCCCGCTTTTACGAGAGGAACCGGCAGTGGGAAGAGGCTTTGTATTGCTATGAAAAAATCGGACAGTATGACGCGGCTGCCGGAATAATGAACGAACAGGGCATACAGCTTTTGGAAAATGGAAAGTTGGAAAGTTTAAATGACCGACTAATAAGAATTCCCCAAACCGAAAAAATCAGATATCCCCGCCTCCTTTTCCTTGAAGGAGAGGTAAATCGGTTTCGTTCAAACTACGAGCAGGCAGAGGGGTTATATGATCAGGCAATTGAAACAGCCGGGAAGCAGGGAGATCTTGAATGGAAGTGCAAGGCGCTTGAAGGGAAGGCGAAAATCTACCTTGATACGATCCAGCCGTTAAAAGCGGAGCGGCTGCTGGCCCAGGCAATTGAGCTTCGGGAAAAATCACTTTTATCCGGCTCGGCAGAAGATACAGGCAGGCTGTATCGGCTTCTGGCCGAAAATTTGATTAATAACGGACAGGCATTGAAAGCAGAAAAGTGGCTGGAGCGGGCAAGGGCAATGGGAACACCGGTTGAGGATGACAACCTCCAGGCAAGACTTTATCTCCGGACAGGGCGGTTTGCGGAAATGAGAAGGGTGCTAACTTCTTCTATGCAGGCTGCTGATTCTTTGAAAAAGTCGGCACTGCCGCAATCTCATCGTGAAACAGATTTACTTTTGGCCTTACTTGAAGCCTTTACTGGAAACGGTACTGAAGCGAAAGCTCTTGCACAGTCGGGAATCCAGCATGGAATCCAGGTGCAGGCTCCGTATGTAGAAGGCTGTGGCTGGATCCGAATGGGCCATGCCGTCCAGCTGATCGACCAGTATGAACTCAAGCTTGCCGAACAGTGCTATCAGACTGCACTTGAAATTATGGGACGCTTGAATGTGGAAAGAGGCAAGGCAGAGCCGTTGATGGGCCTTTGTGTTTTGTATGGAAGCCGCCGCGAATACGAACGTGCTATGGAATCAGGAAGACTTGCGCTTGTTGAAACAGAGAAAGTCCAAGATATTTGGCTATCCGCACTTATCACCATTTGTATGGGAATATCGGCAAACTACAACAACAAAGAGCAAGAGGCAAGCGAGTTTTTTCAAAAGGCGGAAGGGCTATTTTCCGAATGCGGGGACGACTATGGAAAAATGCTCGCTTCGTTCTGGCAGTCTTATCTTTCCTATACCGCTGGAGCTATGGAGCAGTTTAAGTCCTTCTTCGCCGGGTTTCTGGGATTGATGAAAACTGGCGAATATGAATTCTTCGTTAAAAAAAGGACAACATTTGGTCCGCGTGATATGCAGGTTTTTGCACCAATGCTGATTGAGGCGGTTAAAGAGGCTGTCATGCCTTCATACGCTGAAAAGTTGCTTGAGGACTTGAATCTGCCGCGGCTAAGTGCGCATCCAGGCTATACGGTAAGAGTGCAGACATTGGGCCGCTTCAAAGTTTGGCTTGGCAGCAGGGAAATTGAGGAGCGTGATTGGCAAAGGGGAAAGGCAAAGGAATTATTCCAGCTGTTATTAACCAAGAAAAAGCAATTCCTTTTAAAAGAGGATATTTTTCAATTGCTATGGCCTGAACAGCCGGAAAAGAATGCAGACCGTGACTTCAAAGTGGCGTTAAATGCACTGAGCAATGTTCTGGAGCCCGCAAGGAAAGCACGATCAGCTTCTTTTTTTATCATCAGGGAAGGAAGCGGCTATAGCGTCAACCCGCATGCTGCAATTGAGCTTGATTGCGAGTCTTTTGAGGAAATGGCCGAGACTGGGTTGGTCGAAACGAATCTTGAGAAATCAATTGAGCTTTTGGAGAGGGCCCTTCAGTACTACCAAGGCGATTTTCTTCCGGAGAAACGGTATGAAGACTGGTGCATCAATGAACGGGAGCGTCTAATGGTCTACTTTTTGCGAAGTGCCGAAAAACTCGCTCAACTGAATGTCAGAAAAGAACTCTATGATGCCGCAATCCACTGGTGCCAGCGAATTATCGAAAAAGACCGGACCTGGGAGGAAGCATACAGGCTGCTGATGTTCTGTTATTACCGGAAAAACAATCGGCCTCAAGCTATCAAATGGTATAAAAAATGCTGTGAAATCCTTGAGAAAGAACTTGGAGTTACCCCGCTTGAACCGACCAGGCATATGTATGAAATGATTATACAGTCCAGGGGATAA
- a CDS encoding polysaccharide deacetylase family protein, with translation MTYYFFHWFYNLGLKTSKENQDSIFLDPAKSRWSIIKRMGVGFILLVVFISTIFIESLAKNPVFPKLNLDSNVTAKSEIESINTKLSEKELASQLSNSKAPAAPESLGKLTQKQLSTKQEVYAFYVDWDENSKLSFQKHKDSITTVVPEWLQLTSELRLKTSIDKSIVKEAKAHNIKILPLVNNVVDNKWDGDTLHRLFTVPGAEEDFIKSMLRYVQRNEFDGINIDFEEVHPKDKGQFTQFMDKLYKAFHEQGLMVTVDVPPNNPSFNYPALAKSSDRVFVMLYDRHHSISAPGPISPSNWAKESLSQLGIPSEKLIVSLGNYGYNWEENAKQPAEPITFSEIMKLGSTSDLKVHWSSVAGNPYLRYKQDGKNHTVWFLDAATFYNQMKLAIDSGSRGVALWRLGSEDPAIWDFINQPDEIQNPSAALDTLASNEPDIVTGAGEVIKVSKAETGKRTIKLNGNGLIDSVNYAKLPKPFQVAQYGKPASKKVVLSFDDGPDPAYTPQILDILEKNNIKGTFFIVGENALQHQELVERMHEEGHEIGNHTFTHPDVTNLSPFQMKMELNVTQRLIQQITGHSMTIFRPTYDADTVLTKKGEQQAALEAQKLGYTMVSESIDSDDWRTLSSTEIVKDVLKQLPEGNVILMHDAGGDRSSTVEALPLVIKELTERGYTFTTVGELIGKTKEEIMPPVDESNPYLVYNKAVFTIMQGWDKGLSVLFYSAILLGILRLILFVFLSRKQIKRARKTVPDPDFTPNVSVVIAAYNEEKVICKTINSILASEYPHFEVLVINDGSKDRTAAVVQETYANNPLVRLFNKENAGKSSAVNLGFKEAQGEIVVALDADTLIAENAISLLVRHFSNEEVAAVSGNVKVGNKGNLLTKWQHIEYVTGFNLERRAFAALNCITVVPGAIGAWRKSAVVEAGYFKEDTLAEDTDLTLTLLRNGKKIEFEEKAYAYTEVPEDIKSLAKQRYRWVYGTLQCLWKHRDALFNTKHNSLGYIALPNMWIFQYFYQIIAPIADLLFIFALFTPHPERAVIGFVLFYLLDFFSALYAFSLEKENPRPLVSLFLQRILYKQLMTYVVIKSVISAVKGVTVGWGKLKRKGSATQETTIVNDNSASF, from the coding sequence ATCACCTACTATTTCTTCCACTGGTTTTATAATTTAGGCTTGAAAACATCGAAGGAAAACCAGGATTCTATTTTTCTTGACCCGGCAAAAAGCCGTTGGTCGATTATTAAACGAATGGGTGTAGGCTTCATTTTATTAGTAGTTTTTATATCCACTATCTTTATAGAAAGCCTGGCGAAGAACCCGGTATTTCCCAAGTTAAACCTGGATAGCAATGTGACAGCAAAAAGTGAAATTGAGTCTATCAATACAAAGCTAAGCGAGAAGGAGCTGGCATCTCAGCTTTCTAACTCAAAAGCCCCTGCTGCTCCAGAAAGTTTAGGTAAGCTAACTCAAAAGCAACTGTCAACAAAACAAGAAGTTTACGCATTTTACGTCGACTGGGACGAAAATAGTAAATTGTCTTTCCAGAAACATAAAGACTCAATTACAACCGTGGTGCCCGAGTGGCTCCAGCTTACTTCTGAGCTCCGACTGAAAACAAGCATAGACAAGTCGATTGTCAAAGAAGCAAAGGCCCATAATATCAAAATCCTCCCACTTGTTAATAATGTTGTAGATAACAAGTGGGATGGGGATACACTGCACCGTTTATTTACCGTTCCTGGTGCAGAAGAAGATTTTATTAAAAGCATGTTGCGATATGTGCAAAGAAATGAATTTGACGGAATTAATATAGATTTTGAGGAAGTCCATCCAAAGGACAAAGGGCAGTTCACCCAGTTTATGGACAAATTGTATAAAGCCTTTCATGAACAAGGCCTTATGGTCACAGTTGATGTCCCGCCGAACAATCCCAGCTTTAACTACCCTGCTCTTGCAAAGAGTTCTGACCGAGTATTCGTAATGCTTTATGACCGGCACCATTCCATAAGTGCTCCTGGTCCAATTTCCCCATCGAATTGGGCAAAGGAAAGCCTGAGCCAACTCGGGATTCCTTCTGAAAAATTGATTGTCAGTCTGGGAAACTACGGCTACAACTGGGAGGAAAATGCAAAACAGCCCGCAGAGCCGATTACATTCAGCGAAATTATGAAGCTGGGAAGCACGTCCGATTTAAAAGTCCATTGGAGCAGCGTGGCCGGAAATCCTTATCTCCGCTATAAGCAAGATGGGAAAAATCATACAGTTTGGTTCCTTGACGCTGCGACATTTTACAATCAAATGAAGCTGGCAATCGATAGCGGTTCAAGAGGAGTCGCACTTTGGCGCCTTGGTTCCGAGGACCCTGCCATCTGGGATTTCATAAATCAGCCCGATGAAATTCAAAACCCGTCTGCTGCTTTGGATACTTTGGCCTCCAATGAGCCAGATATTGTAACAGGAGCCGGGGAGGTTATAAAGGTTTCTAAAGCTGAGACAGGGAAACGAACAATCAAGCTGAATGGAAATGGCTTAATTGATTCAGTGAATTACGCCAAGCTGCCAAAGCCATTCCAGGTGGCTCAATATGGCAAGCCCGCTTCAAAGAAAGTTGTTCTTTCCTTCGATGACGGCCCTGATCCAGCGTATACACCACAAATCCTGGACATCTTAGAAAAGAATAATATTAAAGGAACCTTTTTTATTGTTGGGGAAAACGCCCTTCAGCATCAAGAACTCGTGGAAAGGATGCATGAGGAAGGCCATGAGATTGGCAATCATACATTTACACATCCTGATGTAACTAACCTCTCTCCATTTCAAATGAAAATGGAATTAAATGTGACTCAGCGATTGATTCAACAAATTACTGGCCATTCGATGACCATTTTCCGGCCGACATATGATGCCGATACAGTGCTAACGAAAAAGGGCGAACAACAGGCGGCCCTGGAAGCCCAGAAACTAGGATATACGATGGTTAGCGAATCCATAGATTCCGATGATTGGAGAACACTATCCTCAACCGAAATCGTCAAGGATGTACTAAAACAACTTCCGGAAGGAAATGTGATTTTAATGCACGACGCCGGCGGCGACCGGTCCAGTACGGTTGAGGCCCTGCCATTAGTCATTAAGGAGCTTACGGAACGCGGATATACGTTCACCACTGTTGGTGAGTTAATTGGAAAAACCAAAGAAGAAATAATGCCGCCTGTCGATGAGAGCAATCCTTACCTTGTCTATAACAAGGCAGTATTCACCATTATGCAAGGCTGGGATAAAGGCCTAAGTGTTCTATTTTATTCAGCCATTCTGTTAGGAATCCTAAGGCTAATCCTTTTCGTTTTCCTTTCAAGAAAACAGATTAAAAGAGCTAGAAAGACTGTGCCAGACCCTGATTTCACACCGAATGTTAGTGTTGTCATTGCAGCCTACAATGAGGAGAAGGTCATTTGCAAAACGATCAATTCAATACTAGCAAGCGAATATCCACACTTTGAGGTGTTAGTAATCAATGATGGTTCTAAGGACCGTACCGCGGCTGTTGTTCAAGAAACATATGCAAACAACCCGCTCGTCCGTTTATTCAACAAGGAAAACGCAGGAAAGTCATCTGCTGTGAACCTAGGCTTTAAAGAGGCCCAGGGAGAAATTGTCGTAGCCCTTGATGCTGATACATTGATAGCTGAAAATGCCATTTCTCTGCTTGTCCGCCATTTTAGCAATGAAGAGGTTGCCGCTGTTTCAGGAAATGTAAAAGTCGGCAATAAAGGGAACCTGCTTACAAAATGGCAGCACATTGAATATGTTACTGGCTTCAATCTGGAAAGGCGGGCTTTTGCTGCCCTCAATTGCATCACGGTTGTACCAGGTGCAATTGGTGCATGGAGAAAATCAGCTGTTGTAGAAGCAGGCTACTTTAAAGAAGATACACTTGCAGAGGATACTGATCTTACCCTTACCCTTTTGCGCAATGGGAAAAAGATCGAATTCGAGGAAAAGGCATATGCCTACACAGAAGTTCCTGAAGATATTAAAAGTCTGGCAAAGCAGAGATACCGCTGGGTTTATGGTACATTGCAATGCCTCTGGAAGCACCGAGATGCATTGTTTAATACAAAGCATAACTCGTTAGGTTATATTGCTCTTCCAAACATGTGGATTTTCCAGTACTTCTATCAAATCATAGCGCCCATTGCGGATCTATTATTCATTTTTGCACTCTTTACACCGCACCCTGAGAGAGCCGTCATCGGGTTTGTTCTGTTTTACCTGCTGGATTTCTTTTCTGCTCTTTATGCCTTTAGTTTGGAAAAAGAAAATCCAAGGCCGCTTGTTTCCCTGTTCTTGCAGCGGATCCTGTACAAGCAGCTTATGACATATGTAGTGATAAAGTCGGTAATCTCAGCAGTAAAGGGAGTAACCGTAGGCTGGGGCAAATTGAAACGAAAAGGGAGTGCAACACAGGAAACCACTATTGTGAATGACAATTCGGCTAGTTTCTAA
- a CDS encoding Gfo/Idh/MocA family protein gives MKFEKVRWGIIGCGNVTEVKSGPAFQKVKNSELVAVMRRTGELAKDYAKRHNVPKWYDDADALLNDPEVNAVYIATPPGSHKEYTLKAAKAGKPVYVEKPMALNFSESKEMIEACKTAGVPLYVAYYRRAQPRFLKIKELLESGAIGDVRFVSTTQHQIPSEDVKDPAKLPWRVQSEVSGGGLFFDLASHTLDLLNFLLGPIKEVHGFASNQAGYYKAEDIVTGTYRFESGVHSVGSWCFTAFENKDVNEIIGSKGKITFSTFGTEPVLLTTANGSEQWDFEPPQHVHQPLVETVVKELTGEGQVCPSTGETGSQASWVMDQMTQGQK, from the coding sequence GTGAAATTTGAAAAAGTCCGTTGGGGAATTATCGGGTGCGGAAATGTTACCGAAGTAAAAAGCGGCCCTGCATTCCAAAAGGTAAAGAATTCAGAGTTGGTTGCAGTTATGCGGAGAACCGGAGAGCTCGCCAAGGATTATGCAAAAAGGCACAATGTCCCTAAGTGGTACGATGATGCTGATGCTTTACTTAACGATCCCGAGGTTAATGCAGTCTATATCGCTACACCTCCTGGCTCTCATAAGGAATATACATTGAAAGCGGCAAAGGCAGGGAAGCCTGTGTATGTCGAGAAACCAATGGCACTTAATTTTTCTGAAAGCAAGGAAATGATTGAAGCTTGCAAGACAGCTGGCGTTCCATTGTATGTCGCCTACTACCGCAGAGCCCAGCCCCGCTTTTTAAAAATAAAAGAGCTGTTGGAAAGTGGTGCAATAGGTGATGTCCGATTTGTCTCAACTACCCAGCATCAAATTCCCTCAGAGGATGTGAAGGACCCAGCCAAACTCCCATGGAGGGTTCAGTCCGAAGTATCAGGTGGCGGATTGTTTTTCGACCTTGCCAGCCACACACTCGACCTATTGAACTTCTTGCTAGGTCCCATCAAGGAAGTACATGGCTTTGCCTCAAACCAGGCAGGCTATTATAAGGCGGAGGATATCGTTACGGGTACATACCGCTTTGAATCAGGAGTTCACAGTGTTGGAAGCTGGTGCTTTACAGCTTTTGAAAATAAAGATGTGAACGAAATAATTGGCAGCAAAGGGAAAATCACCTTTTCTACCTTTGGCACTGAACCAGTTTTATTAACGACAGCAAACGGAAGCGAACAGTGGGACTTTGAACCGCCACAACACGTTCACCAGCCACTTGTCGAAACAGTTGTCAAAGAACTGACAGGAGAGGGCCAGGTATGTCCCAGCACTGGAGAAACCGGCTCACAGGCCAGCTGGGTAATGGATCAAATGACCCAAGGTCAGAAGTAG
- the mqo gene encoding malate dehydrogenase (quinone), with the protein MSNGQVKSDVILIGAGIMSATLGTMLKELAPDWKIRVFEKLDSAGEESSNEWNNAGTGHAALCELNYTVEKPDGSIDIGKAVKINEQFSVSKQFWSYLVNKNLIHNPQAFIRQLPHMSFVKGEKDVSFLKKRFKALSDNPLFQGMEYTEDPDILEQWIPLMMEGSRSDEPIAATKIDSGTDVNFGALTRILFDHLKRQNVDIHYKHKVNDIKRTSDGLWQLKIQNHESGTVEHHTAKFVFIGAGGGSLPLLQKTGIPESKNVGGFPVSGLFLVCKNPEVIAEHHAKVYGKAAVGAPPMSVPHLDTRFINNKKSLLFGPFAGFSPKFLKTGSMLDFPGSIKPSNFLTMIAAGAKNIPLTKYLIQQLMLSKEQRIEELRGFIPNAKSEDWDIVVAGQRVQVIKDTEAGGKGTLQFGTEVISAADGSVAALLGASPGASTAVNVMLEVMEKCFPQHMFEWAPKIREMIPSFGEPLVNRPELIREIEASTAKALGLGEHNESQVAGVSVS; encoded by the coding sequence ATGAGTAACGGACAAGTGAAGTCAGACGTTATTTTAATTGGTGCCGGAATCATGAGTGCGACTTTAGGAACAATGCTGAAAGAATTAGCACCAGATTGGAAGATTAGAGTTTTTGAGAAGCTTGATAGTGCAGGGGAAGAAAGCTCGAACGAATGGAATAATGCAGGCACCGGGCATGCAGCGCTATGCGAGCTTAACTATACCGTCGAAAAGCCGGACGGTTCAATAGATATTGGTAAAGCGGTTAAAATCAATGAACAGTTTAGTGTTTCCAAGCAATTTTGGTCTTATCTTGTAAATAAAAATTTAATCCATAATCCTCAGGCCTTTATTAGGCAATTGCCTCATATGAGTTTCGTCAAAGGCGAGAAGGATGTATCTTTCTTAAAAAAGCGGTTTAAAGCGCTCTCAGATAATCCGCTTTTTCAGGGAATGGAATATACAGAAGATCCAGATATACTAGAGCAGTGGATTCCGCTTATGATGGAAGGCAGCCGCTCGGACGAGCCAATTGCCGCAACAAAGATTGACTCTGGAACAGATGTCAATTTTGGGGCGTTAACACGGATTCTTTTTGACCACTTAAAGAGACAAAATGTTGATATTCACTATAAGCATAAGGTTAACGATATAAAACGGACAAGTGATGGATTGTGGCAATTAAAGATACAAAATCATGAAAGCGGTACCGTGGAACATCATACCGCAAAGTTTGTGTTTATCGGTGCCGGAGGCGGGAGCCTGCCATTGCTGCAAAAAACAGGTATTCCGGAGAGCAAGAATGTTGGAGGTTTCCCGGTAAGCGGGCTATTCCTCGTCTGCAAAAATCCTGAAGTGATTGCCGAGCACCATGCAAAGGTTTATGGAAAAGCTGCGGTTGGCGCACCTCCTATGTCTGTCCCGCATCTTGATACACGGTTTATTAATAATAAAAAATCGCTGCTGTTCGGGCCTTTTGCCGGCTTCTCTCCAAAATTTTTGAAGACCGGTTCCATGCTCGATTTTCCAGGGTCTATCAAGCCGAGTAACTTTTTGACGATGATCGCCGCTGGAGCGAAAAATATTCCCTTAACAAAATATCTGATTCAGCAGCTTATGCTGTCCAAGGAACAACGCATTGAGGAACTGAGAGGATTTATTCCTAATGCAAAAAGTGAAGATTGGGACATTGTTGTTGCAGGCCAGCGTGTCCAAGTAATCAAGGATACAGAAGCGGGCGGTAAAGGAACACTTCAATTTGGTACGGAAGTTATCAGTGCTGCTGATGGGTCCGTTGCCGCCTTGCTCGGTGCTTCTCCTGGTGCTTCAACTGCTGTCAACGTCATGCTTGAGGTAATGGAAAAATGCTTCCCGCAGCATATGTTTGAGTGGGCGCCAAAAATTAGAGAAATGATTCCTTCATTTGGAGAGCCGCTGGTAAATAGGCCCGAGCTTATCCGGGAAATCGAGGCGTCAACAGCTAAGGCGCTTGGCCTTGGTGAACACAACGAGTCGCAAGTGGCCGGAGTAAGCGTGTCATAG
- a CDS encoding SH3 domain-containing protein — MLIISFTGPQSSVQAASTTALKTEAGQLIVVEASPRSTSATLQRYVKKNGKWVKYSPPIKAVVGKYGIGKLKEGDGKTPAGTYLLGTSFGWGKKPAGLNYPFKAVSKYDYWIDDVKSKDYNKWVHYTGNPDKRWNSYEKLNHPLYKYSIVIRYNENPIVKEAGSAIFLHIKSSSTKHTLGCIAVNEGDMLNILKWLDPKKKPVIEIKPTSIKITVIVLNVRSGASKNHKIVGQVKKNKVFTVKDVVLNSQRQYWLKIEYAKGKYGWISAKYTNL, encoded by the coding sequence ATGTTAATAATCAGTTTTACTGGTCCCCAATCTTCCGTGCAAGCTGCTTCAACGACAGCATTGAAAACCGAAGCAGGTCAATTAATTGTTGTTGAAGCATCCCCAAGGAGCACATCGGCAACTCTGCAAAGGTATGTTAAGAAAAACGGCAAATGGGTGAAATACTCGCCCCCCATTAAAGCTGTAGTGGGAAAATATGGTATTGGAAAATTGAAGGAAGGCGATGGCAAAACACCTGCCGGGACGTATTTATTGGGGACGTCTTTTGGGTGGGGCAAAAAACCTGCTGGATTGAACTATCCTTTTAAAGCGGTATCTAAGTATGACTATTGGATTGATGATGTTAAATCAAAGGATTACAACAAATGGGTGCATTATACAGGAAACCCGGATAAAAGATGGAATTCCTATGAGAAATTAAATCATCCCTTATATAAGTACTCTATCGTGATCCGATACAATGAAAATCCGATTGTAAAAGAGGCCGGCAGTGCAATTTTTCTACATATCAAGTCAAGTTCAACAAAACATACACTTGGTTGTATCGCTGTGAACGAAGGCGACATGCTGAATATATTGAAATGGCTGGATCCAAAAAAGAAGCCAGTGATTGAAATCAAACCAACTTCAATAAAAATAACGGTAATTGTTTTGAATGTCCGTTCCGGCGCTTCTAAAAATCACAAGATAGTAGGCCAGGTAAAGAAAAATAAGGTGTTTACAGTTAAAGATGTTGTTTTAAATTCCCAAAGACAATATTGGCTGAAAATCGAATACGCCAAAGGAAAGTACGGCTGGATCAGTGCAAAATACACAAACTTATAA
- a CDS encoding VOC family protein: MGRMVHFEIHVSDMERAMKFYGEVFGWSFQDWSEYAGMPYFGAVTGDKNEPGIDGALMKRHGAPPEPGQALNGFACTMGVANYDETEAKILENGGQVALPKYALPGMAWQGYYLDPEGNIFGIHQPDENAK, from the coding sequence ATGGGAAGAATGGTTCATTTTGAGATTCATGTAAGTGATATGGAGCGTGCCATGAAGTTTTATGGAGAGGTATTCGGCTGGTCGTTTCAGGATTGGAGCGAGTATGCAGGCATGCCTTACTTTGGGGCGGTAACGGGGGATAAAAATGAACCTGGAATCGATGGAGCCTTAATGAAGCGCCATGGTGCTCCACCTGAACCAGGACAAGCGCTAAACGGTTTTGCTTGTACAATGGGAGTAGCCAACTACGATGAAACAGAAGCGAAAATTCTCGAAAATGGCGGCCAGGTTGCATTGCCTAAGTATGCATTGCCTGGGATGGCATGGCAAGGATACTATTTAGATCCTGAAGGAAATATTTTCGGGATTCACCAACCTGATGAAAATGCAAAATAG